In the genome of Acidobacteriota bacterium, the window GTCGAACTGCCCCTCGAGCGAGACGCGCGCCGGCGGCGGAATGGGCCTGTCGGCGGGCCTGCCCCCCGTAGCCTTGGCGGACGGGGGCATGAACAGGGGGAGGTTGCCGGCGTGCTTCGGCGGCACACGCTTGCCGGTGACGTACCAGCCGCCCCAGCGATCCTCGATGGGCCGGAAGTGGTCCACGGTGAACCCGTTGGCGTAGTCGGTCTCGTCCTTGCGCGGGAACGTGCTCAGGATGGTCTGGCCGGGGACGCCCAGGGTGTCCCACGACAGGTGACAGCGCAGGCACTGCGACTCGCGGCCAATGCTCGGCGTGGTGGTTCGTTCCTGGTGGATCACGTAGAACACCGAGCCCAGCACGGGGTCCTGCGCCACGACTTCGAGCAACCCACTGCCGCGAACGAAGCCCACCGACGCGTGGTCGTTGAAATAGATCGCGCGGGGGTTGGTCATGGTGATGTGCTGCGCCTGCAGGCTGGTCTGCGTGTAGACCAGCACCTGCGACTCCACCGGGATCCGCAGCAGGTCGAGCACCGACTTGAGGTACCCGGACTTCTCGTCAAAGACGAGGGCCGCCGACTTGTCGGCGAGCTTCCGGTTGAGGGCGTCGACGACGGTATTGGCGTCGGTGGTGTTGTAGCGGATCGCCGGGTGGTTGATCGATTGATCGAACGCGCCCTGCCGCTGGGCCACCGCCGTCGAGACGGCGCCGCCCAGGGCCAGGCCCGCAAGCGCAAACAGGGTGGCCGGTTTCACCCTTTCAGGATACCGCCATCCGCGCCAGGTCCGGCTATCTGGTCCGGCTAACCGCCTCCGCCCAAGGCTACGGCGGGTCAAGAAGCCGGACGCCACATCTGGTCCGGCTAAAGCCGGACGCTACTTGCCGCCGAACCAGCTCGGAATCGGCATGTCGGCCATCGTCCGCAAGCCCGGCGCCACGCGCAGGATCTTGGGGATCGAGTTGACGGTGATCGACGCGGTGGCGACGTCGCCGTGCAGGCCGCCGGCCACCTTCGAGGTCACGCGCGGGTGGCCTTCGACCGTGACCGCATCGAACGATTCGGGCGCGCCGAGGTAGGCCTCCATGTGGAGCGTGATCACCGGCTTGCCCTTGCTGTAGCCAATGCCGTCCTGGATGATGCCGCACACGTAGCCGGGGTCCACGGCAATGAGCTCGCTTTCGACCGCCTTGTCGGCAATCTTCGGCTGAATCTCGTCGGTGACCTTATCGAGCTTCCAGCCCATCGAGTCGGCAATCATCTGCACGCTCTCGGCGAGGCCGACGTGACGCACGCTGCCATCCTTGACCTTGGCGGCGAACTGCTCTTTCGTCAGCCCTGAGCCAATCTTCTGCTGGAACGGCAGGCGGCGGGTGCGCGCGTCCTGGATGCGATCGACGCGAATGCTGTCGACCCGCTCGCAGATGCCGGTCAGCGTGATCGGCAGCGCATCCATCGCGAAGCCCGGATTGACGCCGGTGCCGACGACCGCCACCTTGGCCTTCTTGGCCAGCGCATCGATCTTCTTCGCCAGCGCGCGATTCTTGCCCACCGGGTACGACAGTTCCTCGGTGGTCGAGACAATCGCGACCTTCTTGCCGAGCACCTGTTCGATCTGCGGCATCACCTTCTTGAGCGACGAACTCGTGCAGAGTACCGCCACGTCCGGCTTGCCGGCCTTAATTGCTCCGACCGCGTCGTTGGTGACGCGGATGCGCAGCTTCTTGTCGAGGCCAATGACCTGTCCGAGGTCGAGGCCGATCTTCGCGCGGTCGATGTCCACCGCGCCGACAATCTGGAAACCCTTGCGTGAAGCCACCTGGCGCGCGACCGCAGCGCCAATGGGGCCAAGACCATAGAGAAGCACTCGAATCGGCATAGGAGCCTAGGATTATACCCGCCTTCGCAGGGCTACGGCGCGGCAAGCCGGGTTACGATGGGCCCGGTGAAGGACAGGAACAGACTTCGCAGACATCTTTTTCTGGCATGGGTGGCGGTCCTCGCATTGGCAGCGGGACCCGCCTCCGCGTCCAGGTTCGGTCAAGACGCTTCCACCACCGCGATGGCTACGGTGGACAAGTCGGCGGGCCAGGCCCGGTCGCCCCGGAACGCCAACTACGACATTGATGTGACGCTGGACCCGGGGGCCCGCACCCTGACCGGCAGCGAGACCATCACCTGGCAGAACACCGGCACCCTGGATGCGTACTCCATCCGCCTTCATCTGTACTGGAACGCGTTCCGCCATACCGATTCCACCTGGCTGAAACAGCGCCGGCTCGTCGGTGACGACCCCCTTGGCGCCGCCGCGGCAGGCGACTTCGGCTACTCCGAAATAGCGACCATCGTGATCCTCAACGACGATGGGAGCACGAGGGAGGACCTGAAACCGGTGCTCCGCTACATCTCGCCGGACGACCAGAACCCCGCCGACCGCTCCCTGGCGTCGGCCGCCCTCACCACGGCCGTCAAGCCCGGCGATACCCTTCGGCTCCGGATCACCTGGACCGGCAAGTTTCCGAAGAACTTCGATCGCACCGGCGTCATCGGCAACTACTTCTTCGTCTCGCAGTGGTTCCCCAAGCTTGGCGTGTTCGAAGCCGGCGGCTGGACCGCCCGCCAGTTCTTCGCCAATGCGGAGTTCTATTCCGACTTTGGCCGCTACGACGTCCGCATGACGGTGCCGTCGGGCTGGACGCTTGGCGCCACGGGCCGCGAACAGTCGCGGACCGACACCGCCAGCGGCACCACCACGCATCGCTACGTGCAGGACGACGTGCACGACTTTGCGTGGACGACAAGTCCAGATTTCATCGAGAGGACGCAGCGGTTCGAGCACGCCGGGCTGCCGCCGGTCGAGATGCGGCTGCTGCTGCAACCAGAGCACGAGGGCCTGGCCGATCGGCACTTCGCCGGCACCGCCGCGGCGCTGCGTTATTACGGCGAGTGGTACGGCGCGTATCCCTACGGACACCTCACGATCGTCGACCCGGCGTTTCAAAGCAACTCGGGCGGCATGGAGTACCCGACCATTTTCACCGGCGGGGCGCGCTGGCTGTCGCCGCGCGGCACCAACGACCCCGAGTACGTCGTCCTGCACGAAGCCGGGCACCAGTGGTGGTACGGGATGGTCGCCAACAACGAGACCGAGCGCGCCTGGCTGGACGAGGGGCTCAACGAGTACTCGGACTCGCGGGTGCAGGCCGTGGCGCTGCAACCGAACTACCTGGTCCAGCGGTTCTTTGGCGACTTCATCCCCTGGCAGTTCCGCGACATCCCGCTGAAGCGCGCGACCGACACCAACTGGATGAACACCTACCGCCGCGCCGGCGACCGCGACGCGCTGTCGACGCCGACCTACGCGTTGTGGCCGGGCGCGCACCAGGCGCAGTCGTACCACAAGGCCGCGCTCATGCTGCACACGCTCGAGCGACGGCACACATGGGAAGTGATGCAAAAGGTGCTGGCCACGTTCTTCGCGCGCTGGCAGTTCAAGCATCCGCAACCCGACGACTTCTTCGCGACCGTTGATGAGGTCACGGGCCAGCCGCACGCCTGGTTCTTCGACCAGGTCTATCGCAGCTCGAACAGGTTCGACTACGCCATCGAGCGGCTCGACAGCGCGCCCGTGGCGGCGCGGGGCCTGAACGATGCGCTCGCCTTCGAAGCGCAGGCCCCGGCCGGGACGTATCGGACGACGGTGGTGGTGCGCCGGCTCGAAGCGGGCATCTTCCCCGTCGACGTGCTGGTCACCTTCAGCAACGGCGAGCAGGCGCGCGAGACCTGGGACGGCCGCGCCCGCTGGCATGCCTTCACGTTCGAGCGCCCGGTCCAGGCCGTGTCGGCGCAGGTCGACCCCGAGCGCGTGCTGCTGCTCGACACGAATTTCACCAACAACAGCAAGGCGATGACCCCGGCGACCGAGACGGCAGCGACGAAGTGGTCGCTGCGCTGGATGGTGTGGCTCCAGGATCTGATGATGACCTACGCGTTCTTCGTATGACCCGCCTTCGCCAAGGCTCCGGCGAGGCAGGGTCCGTGCATTCGTTCGTCGATGGCTTGATGCGCGTCAAGCGGGCGCCGTGGCTGGTGCTCGGCGTGTGGCTATCGACGCTGCTGCTCGCGCTGCCGCTGTCGCTGGCCTTGCACGGCCTGATCGGCCAGCACCTGGGCGATAGCCTGGCCGCGCAAGCCGCTGCCGATGGCATGAACTTCGACTGGTGGAACGAGTTCCTGGCGCACTCGTCCGGTGTGGGCCAGACGTTCGTTCCGGCGATCCTCAGCTTTGCCGCGGTGCTCGCGAACCTGGCCGGCCTTGCTGACGGCAGCGGGCCGCCCGCGCCCGTGGTGTGGGTGGTCGCGGCCCAGTTGCTGGTGTCGACCTTCCTGATTGGCGGCGTACTGGACCGCCTGGCGCGCGATCACGCCATCGGCGCGGGCGCCTTCTTCGCGGCCTGCGGCGTCTATGTCTTCCGCTTCGTCAGGCTGAGCGTGGTCACGGTCGCGGTCTACGCGTTCCTGTTCATCACCGTCCACCGCTGGCTCTTCGACGGTGTCTACCCGCGCCTGATCGACGAGCTGACGGTCGAGCGAACGGCATTTTTTTATCGGCTGGCCCTCTATACGGTGTTCGGCGCGCTGGTCCTGCTCGCCAACCTGGTGTTCGACTATGCGAAGGTGCGGGCGGTGGTTGAGGACCGGCGCAGCATGATCGGGGCGCTCTCGGCGGGCCTCCGGTTCGTGCGCCGCAACCTCGGTGCCACGATCGGCCTGTACGCGCTCAACTCGCTGGCGTTCCTGGCGGTGTTGTTCCTCTACTACCTGGCCGCGCCTGGCGCGGCGGCCAACGCCCTGGCGTTCGCCATCGGGCAACTGTTCATCGTGCTGCGCGTGGTCATCCGCCTGCAATTCGCGGCCTCGCAAACGGCCTTGTTCCAGGGCCGCCTGGCGCACGCCGGCTACACGGCGCGCCGGCTCGCGAAGTGGCCGGACTCGCCGGCGGCGGAAGCAATCGGTCCGGCGTAAGGCAATGGTCCGGCTAACTGCCTCCGCCCAAGGCTACGGCGGGTCAAGAAGCCGGACGCCACATTCAGGCCGGACACCACATGCAGATGGCGGACGCCACATTCAGAGGGCATCGACGCCGGCGGCCGAGGCCGCGGCGTGGCGCAGCTTCTCGCGGGCGTCGATGGCGGTCGCGCGCAGCAGCGGTTCGCTGTCTTTCGCCCACTCGTCCAGCGTGGCGGCAAACCGTGTCAGCCGCATTTCTCCCATGGCATAGGCCGCGCAGGACCGCAGCCACGGGTCCTGGCTGAGCGCCATCACCTCGATGGCCTCCTCCCGATCGCCGAGGGCGGCCCCCAGCATGCGGTTGGCCGACTCGATGCGGACCGCGACCGGCACCTCGCGGTCGAACAGCGGAATCAACACGGCCCGCACTTCGGGCGGCAGCACCGAATCCAGGAACTCGACGGCGTTGTCGTGGACGATCGGATCGTTCGACTGCAGGCCCACATGGGCGCTGTGCATGTCGTATTGCGGGTAGAGGATCTTGAGCAGGCGGAAGATCCGCTCGGCCTCCTTCTCGATCGACTCCCGCAACCCGTGCGCGATC includes:
- a CDS encoding dihydrodipicolinate reductase, coding for MPIRVLLYGLGPIGAAVARQVASRKGFQIVGAVDIDRAKIGLDLGQVIGLDKKLRIRVTNDAVGAIKAGKPDVAVLCTSSSLKKVMPQIEQVLGKKVAIVSTTEELSYPVGKNRALAKKIDALAKKAKVAVVGTGVNPGFAMDALPITLTGICERVDSIRVDRIQDARTRRLPFQQKIGSGLTKEQFAAKVKDGSVRHVGLAESVQMIADSMGWKLDKVTDEIQPKIADKAVESELIAVDPGYVCGIIQDGIGYSKGKPVITLHMEAYLGAPESFDAVTVEGHPRVTSKVAGGLHGDVATASITVNSIPKILRVAPGLRTMADMPIPSWFGGK
- a CDS encoding M1 family metallopeptidase; the protein is MATVDKSAGQARSPRNANYDIDVTLDPGARTLTGSETITWQNTGTLDAYSIRLHLYWNAFRHTDSTWLKQRRLVGDDPLGAAAAGDFGYSEIATIVILNDDGSTREDLKPVLRYISPDDQNPADRSLASAALTTAVKPGDTLRLRITWTGKFPKNFDRTGVIGNYFFVSQWFPKLGVFEAGGWTARQFFANAEFYSDFGRYDVRMTVPSGWTLGATGREQSRTDTASGTTTHRYVQDDVHDFAWTTSPDFIERTQRFEHAGLPPVEMRLLLQPEHEGLADRHFAGTAAALRYYGEWYGAYPYGHLTIVDPAFQSNSGGMEYPTIFTGGARWLSPRGTNDPEYVVLHEAGHQWWYGMVANNETERAWLDEGLNEYSDSRVQAVALQPNYLVQRFFGDFIPWQFRDIPLKRATDTNWMNTYRRAGDRDALSTPTYALWPGAHQAQSYHKAALMLHTLERRHTWEVMQKVLATFFARWQFKHPQPDDFFATVDEVTGQPHAWFFDQVYRSSNRFDYAIERLDSAPVAARGLNDALAFEAQAPAGTYRTTVVVRRLEAGIFPVDVLVTFSNGEQARETWDGRARWHAFTFERPVQAVSAQVDPERVLLLDTNFTNNSKAMTPATETAATKWSLRWMVWLQDLMMTYAFFV